The DNA region ttattaaaactgcaaaatggcctattcaaagcctgattttattaatcttcatttttcatgttttttggaacaaaacatcttgaattattaatttattattattatttgattatttataggTATACTTGATGTTACTCATTTTGTCAATAAGCTGAAACAAAGTCAGGATAGAAAAATTTCAAAAGAAAGACAAAAACCAAAGGTTGGaataaatacaattgaacaTGGTGCTCAGGTAAAACAAAATCTTGTATCCACTTGTGAAGTCATAGCAAAATCTGTAAATTCTGTGGAACAAAATGTCCACACAGAAGAGCTGCAGCAAGTACCTCAACAATGGTACAAAAACAGCAATGAAAAATGTTGTGAAACTAATCAAAACACATCGATAGAGTTTAAAGAGGAAATGCCGATTGATTTTCATTCAGAAACATGCAATACAGCGGAACATGGTTGTTTAAGACGTGAGAACAATTACTCTAAATTTGTTGATAAAAAAACTACCCAACTGATAAACATATCACCTGATAATAACTGTAAGTTACCACTGTCAAAAAATTCCAAAGAGAACAGTTCTGAAGTCAGTAATTCGTCTGTTGTGACACGTGGATACCCATTTACTACAACAAACTGTATGGATTT from Antedon mediterranea chromosome 2, ecAntMedi1.1, whole genome shotgun sequence includes:
- the LOC140039884 gene encoding uncharacterized protein: MEVAKMALTTPRKSAPYIPSWPLIPPEEPCVRFFLLEWNATDPTNAGSMQEEKERVMQVWNEMKNEEKEVYYKEYEQDLTIYWRMQMVICGCHTCRQEIQSHSSILDVTHFVNKLKQSQDRKISKERQKPKVGINTIEHGAQVKQNLVSTCEVIAKSVNSVEQNVHTEELQQVPQQWYKNSNEKCCETNQNTSIEFKEEMPIDFHSETCNTAEHGCLRRENNYSKFVDKKTTQLINISPDNNCKLPLSKNSKENSSEVSNSSVVTRGYPFTTTNCMDFSDNESDVSEEVSLQDLVRNNSFV